One region of Pyramidobacter sp. YE332 genomic DNA includes:
- a CDS encoding transglycosylase SLT domain-containing protein, which yields MSMRRPLLWRGLLLFLFASQSCCQARAAVEPAGQVRQSVDPVHSGKRVQKAKTDAASYIFRYYNSSLSMDKANEYARYVMEASSRFSVDPALITAIIVKESRVKVNARSKYAVGLMQVYWKLHRNTIMAQFPHIRTEKILMEPRNNIMVGTWIFSRYMAHCKGNVTKALRRYLGSQANRYVALVTKYRGHYTERVLLNLQHASKRAVS from the coding sequence ATGAGTATGAGACGCCCTTTGTTGTGGAGAGGTCTGCTGCTGTTCCTGTTCGCCTCTCAATCATGCTGTCAAGCAAGGGCGGCTGTCGAGCCTGCAGGCCAGGTCAGACAGTCTGTGGATCCCGTACATTCTGGGAAACGCGTGCAGAAGGCGAAAACTGATGCGGCTTCTTATATTTTCCGTTACTACAACAGCTCTCTAAGCATGGACAAAGCGAACGAGTACGCTCGTTATGTCATGGAAGCGTCGAGCCGCTTCTCGGTGGATCCGGCGTTGATTACTGCTATAATTGTCAAGGAATCGCGCGTCAAAGTCAACGCGCGTTCCAAGTACGCGGTCGGCTTGATGCAGGTATATTGGAAGCTGCACCGCAACACGATCATGGCTCAATTTCCCCATATCCGTACAGAAAAGATATTGATGGAGCCTCGCAATAACATAATGGTTGGTACATGGATCTTTTCCAGGTACATGGCACACTGCAAGGGGAACGTTACAAAGGCGCTGAGGAGGTATCTGGGGTCTCAGGCTAATCGTTATGTGGCATTGGTCACGAAATATCGAGGGCACTACACTGAGAGGGTCCTGTTGAATCTGCAGCACGCTTCGAAACGGGCGGTTTCTTAG
- a CDS encoding DUF6290 family protein, whose product MAFSIRLTEEERNLADSYAKLHSMSMGEAFKKALFERIEDEYDIAIANEAYDEYLKSGKKSRPIGELWKDVDL is encoded by the coding sequence ATGGCATTTTCCATCAGACTGACCGAAGAAGAGCGGAACCTTGCCGACAGCTACGCAAAACTGCATTCTATGTCCATGGGCGAGGCTTTTAAAAAAGCTTTGTTCGAGCGCATCGAGGACGAATACGACATCGCCATCGCCAACGAAGCTTACGATGAATACCTCAAAAGCGGCAAAAAGAGCCGTCCGATCGGCGAACTCTGGAAAGACGTCGATCTATGA
- a CDS encoding CoA transferase: protein MGALSNIRVLDLTRVLAGPYCTMMLADMGAEVIKIEIPGKGDDTRNFGPYKNKSSMYYANVNRNKKGVSLNMKAPEGKQLFLEMVKTADMVVENYRPGVMDKLGLGYDVLKEVNPRIIYGAVSGFGCYGPYSERPGYDIIAQAMGGLMSITGPRGGKPCRSGSAMGDVLGGMNLTIGLLAALNARSITGKGQRVDVALVDSVVSSLETGIQRYLVNHEIPERMGNEYAATYPYDSFKAKDKEFIIGCGNQGLFEKLLDLMGRKDLLEDSRFATLLERNKPENRIALGEIINDWTKNYNADELVDKILGVGVPAAPIFDLHDVTTDEHLVKAREMLVDLPHPVIGPMQVNGNPVKLMGTPVEITRHAPVIPGADNAEVYGGIFGLSGERLRELSEKGVI from the coding sequence ATGGGAGCTCTAAGCAACATTCGCGTTCTCGATCTCACTCGGGTTTTGGCGGGGCCATATTGCACGATGATGCTCGCGGACATGGGGGCCGAAGTCATCAAGATCGAGATCCCCGGCAAAGGCGACGACACCCGCAATTTCGGTCCTTACAAGAATAAAAGCAGCATGTACTACGCCAACGTGAACCGCAACAAAAAGGGCGTTTCTCTTAACATGAAGGCTCCAGAGGGGAAACAGCTTTTTCTTGAAATGGTCAAGACGGCTGACATGGTCGTCGAGAATTACCGTCCCGGCGTCATGGATAAGCTCGGCCTCGGTTACGACGTCTTGAAAGAAGTGAACCCCAGAATCATTTACGGCGCCGTTTCCGGTTTCGGCTGCTACGGTCCTTACAGCGAACGCCCAGGGTACGACATCATTGCCCAAGCGATGGGCGGTCTGATGAGCATCACCGGTCCACGCGGCGGCAAACCCTGCCGCTCCGGCAGCGCGATGGGAGACGTGTTGGGCGGCATGAACCTTACCATCGGCCTTCTGGCCGCTCTGAATGCCCGCAGTATCACCGGCAAGGGACAGCGAGTCGACGTGGCGCTCGTCGACTCGGTCGTCTCCAGCCTGGAGACGGGGATTCAAAGATATCTCGTCAACCACGAGATTCCCGAGAGAATGGGCAATGAATATGCGGCGACTTATCCTTACGACTCCTTCAAAGCCAAGGACAAGGAATTCATTATCGGCTGCGGCAACCAGGGGCTGTTCGAGAAACTGCTCGATCTGATGGGCAGAAAGGATCTTCTCGAGGACAGCCGCTTCGCCACCCTGCTTGAGCGCAATAAGCCCGAAAACCGGATCGCGCTCGGCGAGATCATCAATGACTGGACCAAGAATTACAACGCTGACGAACTTGTCGACAAGATCCTGGGGGTCGGCGTTCCGGCTGCTCCGATCTTCGACCTTCACGACGTCACGACCGACGAACATCTGGTCAAAGCCCGCGAGATGCTTGTGGATCTGCCCCACCCCGTCATCGGTCCCATGCAGGTCAACGGCAACCCTGTCAAACTTATGGGGACGCCGGTGGAGATCACGCGTCATGCGCCGGTTATTCCCGGCGCCGACAACGCAGAAGTTTACGGGGGCATTTTCGGCCTGTCCGGCGAGCGGCTTCGGGAGCTTTCCGAAAAAGGCGTCATTTAA
- a CDS encoding type II toxin-antitoxin system RelE/ParE family toxin, whose protein sequence is MSYDVQTTQRFDREFKKLDRYTQLMIKSWINKNLVECADPRIHGKPLVANRKGQWRYRIGDYRLICLIDDQELIILALSVGHRREAYRN, encoded by the coding sequence ATGAGTTACGACGTCCAGACGACCCAGCGATTCGACCGGGAATTTAAAAAGCTCGACAGATACACGCAGCTGATGATCAAATCGTGGATCAACAAAAACCTTGTTGAGTGCGCAGACCCGCGAATCCATGGAAAGCCGCTTGTTGCCAACCGTAAGGGGCAGTGGCGTTACAGAATCGGAGATTACCGCCTGATTTGCCTCATCGACGACCAAGAGTTGATCATTTTGGCCTTGAGCGTTGGACATCGGCGGGAAGCGTACAGGAATTAG
- a CDS encoding integrase arm-type DNA-binding domain-containing protein produces the protein MLTNTAIEGAKKKDRAYMILDGDGLYLKILPTGRKTWVLRYWINGQEMKKTLGVYPIMTAANARRTRDEIKTKIKAGVPLEEPKSTTFGEIAERWYKTMMEPKKAESYLHTIRLRMKYLAALWTRPIDEISRKECFDVLSLISASGRKSTAKRTGQIVGQIFDYATAAGEATINVAAGLNRSLPSEKVRHFDAVTKIADMRKLLNALDYVDDFIFRSGLQILAYCFVRRSELLRAEWSEIDFDRAEWIIPAAHIKGRRDHLVPLSKQALEIFRRLKRFRPKWGKLRGAPTSSCLRREARILAVAWATPRYSKSLRACTKNSIQTIYRQSL, from the coding sequence ATGCTGACGAACACTGCAATCGAGGGCGCAAAGAAAAAAGACAGGGCTTACATGATTCTTGACGGCGACGGGCTTTACCTCAAAATCTTGCCGACGGGAAGAAAAACATGGGTGCTGCGGTACTGGATCAACGGTCAGGAGATGAAAAAAACTCTAGGCGTCTACCCGATCATGACGGCTGCGAACGCCCGGAGAACTCGCGACGAGATCAAGACGAAGATCAAAGCGGGCGTGCCGCTGGAAGAGCCTAAATCCACGACGTTCGGCGAGATTGCCGAGCGCTGGTACAAGACGATGATGGAACCTAAAAAGGCTGAATCTTACCTGCACACGATCCGGCTGCGAATGAAATATCTTGCGGCGTTGTGGACAAGACCCATAGATGAAATTTCGCGCAAAGAATGCTTTGACGTGTTGTCGTTGATCTCCGCGAGCGGGCGCAAATCAACCGCCAAACGCACGGGGCAGATTGTCGGACAAATCTTCGATTATGCTACGGCGGCAGGCGAAGCGACGATTAACGTTGCCGCCGGCCTCAACCGTTCGCTCCCGTCGGAAAAGGTCAGGCATTTTGACGCCGTGACGAAAATCGCCGACATGCGTAAATTGCTTAATGCGCTGGACTACGTTGACGACTTCATCTTCCGTTCCGGCTTGCAGATTCTTGCTTATTGTTTTGTCCGCCGCAGTGAGTTGTTGCGGGCCGAATGGTCGGAGATCGATTTTGACAGAGCGGAATGGATTATCCCCGCGGCACATATCAAAGGCCGTCGCGATCACCTTGTGCCGCTTTCGAAGCAGGCGCTTGAGATTTTCCGGCGATTGAAAAGATTTCGCCCAAAGTGGGGAAAATTACGGGGAGCGCCAACCTCATCTTGCCTGCGTCGCGAGGCGCGAATACTGGCAGTCGCGTGGGCAACTCCACGTTACTCAAAGAGCTTAAGAGCTTGTACAAAAAACTCGATCCAGACGATCTACCGTCAGAGCCTATGA
- a CDS encoding TRAP transporter small permease subunit has product MLNKLRALVKAGNTFCGYLSGLGILAMSLILAYEVVMRGIFKAPTIWVMNTAIYLFMWTMLVGAAYTLMLGKHVRIDLIFDKFPKRIQLYLDVVTSIMGIVFCVVVSWQAWLMIASSIRLNKLTDNLLHIPVWWIQLPLLLGFGLLALQFFINLLDRIAALRAGEGLSE; this is encoded by the coding sequence ATGCTCAACAAACTTCGCGCTCTTGTCAAGGCCGGCAACACCTTCTGCGGCTATCTCAGCGGGCTCGGGATTCTCGCGATGAGCCTGATCCTCGCGTACGAAGTCGTGATGCGCGGCATCTTCAAGGCCCCGACGATCTGGGTCATGAACACCGCCATTTACCTGTTCATGTGGACCATGCTGGTTGGCGCGGCTTATACGCTGATGCTGGGAAAACATGTCCGCATCGATTTGATATTCGATAAGTTCCCGAAAAGAATCCAGCTTTATCTTGATGTCGTCACCAGCATTATGGGCATCGTCTTTTGCGTCGTTGTCTCCTGGCAAGCCTGGCTCATGATCGCTTCCAGCATCAGGCTGAACAAACTGACCGACAATCTCCTGCACATTCCGGTGTGGTGGATCCAGCTTCCCCTGCTGCTGGGTTTTGGACTTCTTGCTCTGCAGTTCTTCATCAACCTGCTTGACCGTATCGCGGCTCTTCGCGCGGGCGAAGGCCTCAGCGAGTAA
- the codY gene encoding GTP-sensing pleiotropic transcriptional regulator CodY: MKRSYAKEKLPEGLNGAVDSVEMHELLEKTRQVGRAMQGRREGTRPDYNKLARLLCEFSTANVYVLSREGQILGYAWVNEYHSEAIASFIEQGYMPESFVERLSQQRETVLSKADGALFDDQAENVTDKTALYVPIYGASERLGTLVLARFASNFSTQDLVLAEYLATLVGIEILHDRSRQIEELARERLVVNMAMKALSYSEIDAINHIITRLKELSAEKNAGFRKENNECEGVVIASKIADHVGVTRSVIVNALRKLESAGIIESRSLGMKGTFIKVLSPLFVEELASKFKRAE; encoded by the coding sequence ATGAAACGCTCATATGCAAAAGAAAAGTTGCCCGAAGGTTTAAACGGCGCTGTCGACAGTGTCGAGATGCATGAACTGCTTGAGAAAACGCGTCAGGTCGGGAGAGCGATGCAAGGCCGTCGCGAAGGGACGCGCCCCGATTACAACAAGCTGGCGCGCCTGCTCTGCGAATTCTCGACCGCGAACGTCTACGTTTTGAGCAGAGAAGGGCAGATCCTGGGATACGCATGGGTGAATGAATACCACAGCGAAGCCATCGCGTCCTTCATCGAACAGGGTTATATGCCTGAAAGTTTTGTGGAAAGGCTGTCGCAGCAGAGAGAGACCGTCCTGAGCAAAGCTGACGGAGCTCTTTTCGACGATCAGGCAGAGAATGTGACTGATAAGACGGCTCTCTATGTGCCGATCTATGGAGCCTCGGAGCGGCTGGGAACGCTTGTACTGGCCCGTTTCGCGAGTAACTTCTCAACCCAGGACCTCGTTCTGGCCGAATATCTGGCGACGCTGGTCGGCATTGAGATCCTGCATGACCGCTCCCGGCAGATCGAGGAGCTTGCCCGAGAGCGTCTTGTTGTGAATATGGCCATGAAAGCCCTTTCATATTCTGAAATCGACGCGATCAACCATATCATCACGCGGCTCAAGGAGCTCTCGGCCGAAAAGAACGCCGGTTTCAGAAAAGAGAACAACGAATGCGAGGGAGTCGTCATCGCCAGCAAGATCGCCGACCACGTCGGGGTGACCCGCAGCGTGATCGTCAACGCGCTGCGCAAGCTCGAGAGCGCCGGGATCATCGAAAGCCGCAGTTTGGGCATGAAAGGCACTTTCATCAAAGTGCTGAGTCCTTTGTTCGTGGAGGAGCTGGCTTCCAAATTTAAGCGCGCGGAATAA
- the dctP gene encoding TRAP transporter substrate-binding protein DctP, translated as MFKKVMAFAAVAVLSCSVAFGAEFTVSNQFPPSHHISKAIHVFADKVVELSGGQLKVNVADSGSLYNDSQILEAVQDGLVEVGLVGTYKWGGMVPAADVFDLPFLFVDLSSPEKFLNAGAADILDAEFNKKGVKNLFWVDYGFIQMWNNEHPLHSPKDFEGLTMRSYSAGDSITLKALGAAPTLISSAEMYMAIQNGTVKGATTGMPAAVSRKIYEVCKYLTIANYSTAQFSVQANLDWWNGLDADSQKAILEAGKVAEKWLRGAVAESEGAAEKTVRDAGLEVNALTAEERAQMVAATKSVWDTYVARAGETGQKLVDLAHKVFD; from the coding sequence ATGTTCAAGAAAGTAATGGCTTTTGCTGCGGTTGCGGTTCTGTCCTGCTCCGTCGCTTTTGGCGCGGAGTTCACTGTTTCCAATCAATTTCCTCCTTCTCACCATATTTCCAAGGCCATTCATGTTTTCGCCGACAAAGTCGTCGAGCTGAGCGGCGGCCAACTGAAGGTCAATGTCGCGGACTCCGGTTCCCTGTACAATGACAGCCAGATTCTCGAAGCGGTCCAGGACGGCCTTGTCGAAGTCGGCCTCGTCGGCACCTACAAATGGGGCGGCATGGTGCCCGCTGCCGACGTGTTCGACCTGCCTTTCCTGTTCGTCGACTTGTCCTCGCCGGAAAAGTTTTTGAATGCCGGCGCGGCGGATATTCTTGACGCCGAGTTCAACAAGAAGGGCGTGAAAAACCTTTTCTGGGTCGACTACGGTTTCATTCAGATGTGGAACAACGAGCATCCTCTGCACAGCCCCAAGGATTTTGAGGGACTGACGATGCGCTCCTACAGCGCCGGCGACTCCATTACCTTGAAGGCTCTCGGCGCGGCCCCCACTCTGATCAGCTCGGCGGAAATGTATATGGCCATTCAGAACGGCACCGTGAAAGGCGCGACCACCGGCATGCCTGCCGCGGTGTCCCGCAAGATTTACGAGGTCTGCAAATATCTGACCATCGCCAATTACAGCACGGCCCAGTTCTCCGTTCAGGCCAATCTCGACTGGTGGAACGGCCTTGACGCCGACAGCCAGAAAGCTATCCTCGAAGCCGGCAAAGTCGCCGAGAAATGGCTCCGCGGCGCGGTGGCGGAATCCGAAGGCGCCGCCGAAAAAACCGTCCGCGATGCGGGACTTGAAGTCAACGCGCTGACCGCCGAAGAACGCGCCCAAATGGTTGCGGCCACCAAGAGCGTTTGGGACACCTACGTTGCGCGCGCCGGAGAGACGGGACAAAAACTCGTTGATCTGGCTCACAAAGTCTTCGACTAA
- a CDS encoding S1 RNA-binding domain-containing protein has protein sequence MPDLAPGDVVTGVVEQIMPYGAFVRLQSGQKAMIHISQLSHKFIKSVDAVLQPQQEIKAKVIKIDERGRIDLSLKALEEPPAVPVQRMPRHMPAAGSNDEAVGSDDFEKKLSTFLKSSEEKISSLMNAKSGKGDARRAEKAPVPKCV, from the coding sequence ATGCCCGATTTGGCACCAGGTGATGTGGTAACGGGAGTCGTCGAACAGATCATGCCCTATGGGGCTTTTGTTCGTCTTCAAAGCGGCCAGAAGGCAATGATCCACATCTCGCAGCTTTCCCACAAGTTTATCAAAAGCGTCGATGCCGTTCTGCAGCCGCAGCAGGAGATTAAGGCGAAAGTTATCAAGATAGACGAGAGAGGCCGCATTGATCTGTCTTTGAAAGCTCTTGAAGAGCCTCCGGCGGTCCCGGTTCAACGAATGCCCCGGCATATGCCGGCCGCAGGTTCGAATGACGAAGCGGTCGGTTCGGATGATTTCGAAAAAAAATTGTCCACTTTCCTGAAAAGCAGCGAGGAAAAAATTTCTTCGCTGATGAATGCCAAAAGCGGCAAGGGGGACGCCCGCCGCGCCGAAAAGGCGCCCGTCCCTAAATGCGTATGA
- a CDS encoding DUF501 domain-containing protein yields the protein MRMRKLRREVPANLSLFSARDEIVTAAQMDGRNFQKGLVMSVAVRCKWGMPQVLKCRPFYRGHPFPTLFWLTCPHLAYQCGRLESGGGVRALEDFLCEDEKAYRLYNFRYAWARISSLSRCERFFLRRYSPKIWNAMLKTGIGGIRRTESLTVKCLHLQAATMLALPGHPAEAWFAERFKEFCCKKAHCKNI from the coding sequence ATGCGTATGAGGAAATTACGGCGAGAGGTTCCTGCGAACCTCTCGCTTTTTTCAGCGCGCGACGAGATTGTTACGGCGGCTCAGATGGACGGGCGCAATTTTCAAAAGGGGCTTGTCATGTCTGTGGCGGTTCGCTGTAAATGGGGGATGCCCCAGGTTCTGAAATGTCGCCCCTTTTACAGAGGGCACCCCTTTCCGACGCTCTTCTGGCTGACATGCCCCCATTTGGCGTACCAATGCGGACGTCTCGAGTCCGGCGGAGGGGTCAGAGCTCTGGAAGATTTTCTCTGCGAGGATGAAAAGGCATATCGTCTCTACAATTTCCGCTATGCATGGGCGCGGATCTCTTCCTTGAGCCGCTGCGAACGATTTTTCCTGCGCCGATACTCTCCGAAGATCTGGAACGCCATGCTTAAAACCGGCATTGGCGGTATCCGCCGGACTGAAAGTCTGACCGTGAAATGTCTGCATCTCCAGGCGGCAACGATGCTCGCTTTGCCGGGACATCCTGCCGAAGCGTGGTTTGCAGAAAGATTTAAAGAGTTCTGTTGTAAAAAGGCTCACTGTAAAAATATTTAG
- the hslV gene encoding ATP-dependent protease subunit HslV, whose protein sequence is MSRDMTIHGTTIVCVRKDGQVAMGGDGQMTLGSQIIKAGTKKVRKLYDGNVLVGFAGATADAMTLMELFEKKLQEYSGNLMRASVELAKMWRTDRMLQKLEAMLLVADREHTILLSGAGDVIEPENDVASIGSGSGFALAAARAYLDVSSLTAEETVKRSLLIASEICIYTDNILTVEVL, encoded by the coding sequence ATGTCTCGGGACATGACGATTCATGGTACGACGATCGTCTGCGTGCGCAAGGACGGGCAGGTCGCCATGGGCGGCGACGGACAGATGACCCTGGGCAGCCAGATCATCAAAGCGGGAACGAAAAAAGTCCGCAAGCTCTACGACGGCAACGTTCTTGTCGGATTCGCCGGCGCCACGGCCGACGCGATGACGCTGATGGAACTCTTTGAGAAAAAATTGCAGGAATACAGCGGAAACCTGATGAGGGCATCCGTTGAGCTGGCCAAAATGTGGCGCACCGACCGCATGCTGCAGAAGCTGGAGGCCATGCTGCTCGTGGCCGATCGGGAACATACGATCCTGCTCTCCGGCGCCGGGGACGTGATCGAACCGGAAAACGACGTCGCTTCCATCGGTTCCGGTTCGGGATTCGCCTTGGCGGCGGCCCGGGCCTATCTGGACGTTTCGTCCCTTACGGCGGAGGAAACCGTGAAGCGTTCCCTGCTGATCGCTTCCGAAATCTGTATTTATACCGACAACATCCTCACGGTGGAGGTCCTGTGA
- a CDS encoding hydroxymethylglutaryl-CoA lyase, producing MHFDSLPKNAVIREVCPRDGFQGICDFIPTEKKVEFIGQMLSTGIKEMEITSFVSPKAIPQLSDAAQVLPAVKKEYPDVEFTALVPNVKGAENALVAGADVVNVVFSVSESHNMANIRRTVEQSLSGMDDIIALVRGKAKICVSMATSFMCPFEGRIDPRRVAELIGKVRAKGVDCITLAETIGTCTPKDFTETLQVVKPALEGIPTYLHIHNTYGFADMNVKCALDEGFNRFDSAVGGLGGCPFAPGAAGNAATEDLVYLMQSMGVDTGLDPLRVVTVARALKAYGLRTMGSLCASSFGKPKPEMPVQNQ from the coding sequence ATGCATTTTGACAGTCTGCCCAAGAACGCTGTTATTCGCGAGGTCTGCCCACGTGACGGATTTCAGGGGATCTGCGATTTCATTCCCACGGAAAAGAAGGTCGAGTTCATCGGCCAAATGCTTTCGACTGGCATCAAGGAGATGGAAATCACGTCTTTCGTCAGCCCGAAAGCGATTCCTCAACTGTCTGACGCCGCCCAGGTGCTGCCGGCCGTCAAGAAAGAGTACCCCGACGTCGAGTTCACCGCCTTGGTCCCCAACGTCAAGGGAGCGGAGAACGCGTTAGTCGCCGGGGCTGACGTCGTCAACGTGGTGTTTTCCGTCAGCGAAAGCCATAATATGGCCAACATCCGCCGCACCGTAGAGCAGTCGCTCTCCGGCATGGACGACATTATCGCGCTTGTCAGGGGCAAAGCGAAGATCTGCGTTTCCATGGCCACGTCCTTCATGTGTCCCTTCGAGGGACGCATCGATCCCCGCCGGGTGGCCGAGTTGATCGGCAAAGTGCGCGCCAAGGGAGTCGACTGCATCACCCTTGCCGAAACGATCGGCACCTGTACGCCCAAAGACTTCACCGAAACGCTTCAGGTCGTCAAACCGGCGCTCGAGGGGATCCCCACCTATCTGCACATCCACAACACGTACGGTTTTGCCGACATGAACGTGAAATGCGCCCTTGACGAGGGATTCAACAGGTTCGATTCGGCCGTCGGCGGCCTCGGCGGCTGTCCTTTTGCCCCCGGCGCGGCCGGCAACGCTGCAACGGAAGATTTGGTCTACCTGATGCAAAGCATGGGCGTCGACACCGGGCTTGACCCTCTCAGGGTTGTGACGGTTGCCCGCGCTCTGAAAGCGTACGGTTTGAGGACGATGGGAAGTCTGTGCGCGAGCTCCTTTGGCAAGCCCAAACCGGAGATGCCCGTGCAGAATCAGTGA
- the hslU gene encoding ATP-dependent protease ATPase subunit HslU — MLLTEEMKNLVPAAIVQYLDRYIVGQEKAKRAVAVALRNRLRRRRLPEDLAQEIAPKNILMVGPTGVGKTEIARRLADLVNAPFVKVEATKFTEVGYVGRDVESMVRDLVENSMQMVKKRMIAGVQSVAFEHAQERLVDYLLPVRKASSSAGIPTFLNYLKKEQAEPPEGSAPEESPAVRQSTRERMLNMLKSGKLDEREVEIDVQESSTPITSFGNGEMGGIGINISEMLGGMIPKKSKKRRMKVKDALRVLQAEEAEKLIDIEAATQEALDKAQQEGIIFIDEIDKIVSRGRGGGPDVSREGVQRDLLPIVEGCSVTTKYGQVKTDHIFFIAAGAFHDAKPSDLVPELQGRLPIRVELTALGKEELRRILVEPQHSLIHQSVALIETEGLTLRFTDEAVEEIAAMAERMNLEMENIGARRLHTILEQLLEEISFSAPERAGEAVEIDKSFVVKKLEPLVGNKDLRRYLL; from the coding sequence ATGCTTCTGACGGAAGAGATGAAAAATCTGGTGCCAGCGGCCATCGTGCAGTATCTCGACCGCTATATCGTCGGACAGGAAAAGGCGAAACGCGCCGTGGCCGTCGCTCTGAGGAATCGCCTCAGGCGCCGCAGGCTGCCCGAAGATCTGGCACAGGAAATCGCGCCGAAAAACATTTTGATGGTCGGCCCCACCGGCGTCGGCAAGACGGAAATCGCCCGGCGCCTTGCCGATCTCGTCAACGCCCCGTTCGTGAAAGTCGAAGCGACGAAATTCACCGAAGTCGGCTATGTGGGGCGCGACGTCGAATCGATGGTCCGCGACCTCGTGGAAAACTCCATGCAGATGGTCAAGAAACGGATGATCGCCGGCGTCCAGTCCGTAGCGTTCGAACACGCGCAGGAGCGGCTGGTGGATTATCTTCTCCCGGTCAGAAAAGCTTCCTCTTCCGCGGGGATCCCCACCTTCCTGAATTATCTCAAGAAAGAACAGGCGGAACCGCCGGAAGGTTCGGCGCCGGAAGAGAGCCCGGCGGTGCGTCAGAGCACTCGCGAACGCATGCTGAACATGCTGAAGAGCGGCAAACTGGACGAACGCGAAGTGGAGATCGACGTGCAGGAAAGTTCCACTCCCATCACTTCTTTTGGCAACGGCGAAATGGGCGGCATCGGCATCAATATCTCCGAGATGTTGGGCGGCATGATACCCAAAAAGAGCAAAAAACGCCGCATGAAAGTGAAAGACGCGCTTCGCGTCCTGCAGGCCGAGGAAGCGGAGAAACTCATCGACATCGAAGCCGCCACGCAGGAGGCTTTGGATAAAGCGCAGCAGGAAGGGATCATTTTCATCGACGAGATCGACAAGATCGTCTCCCGGGGGCGCGGCGGCGGTCCGGACGTCAGCCGCGAAGGCGTGCAGAGGGATCTGCTCCCTATCGTCGAAGGCTGCTCCGTCACTACGAAATACGGCCAGGTGAAAACGGATCACATCTTCTTTATCGCCGCCGGCGCCTTTCACGACGCCAAGCCCTCCGACCTCGTCCCCGAGCTTCAGGGACGGCTGCCCATCCGCGTCGAACTGACGGCGCTTGGCAAGGAAGAGCTGCGGCGCATTCTGGTCGAGCCGCAACACAGCCTGATCCATCAGTCGGTCGCCCTGATCGAGACCGAAGGACTCACACTGCGATTTACCGACGAAGCCGTGGAAGAGATCGCGGCGATGGCCGAACGGATGAATCTGGAGATGGAGAACATCGGAGCGCGCCGGCTGCACACCATTCTGGAGCAGCTCCTGGAGGAAATCAGCTTTTCCGCGCCGGAGCGGGCAGGCGAAGCGGTTGAGATCGACAAATCTTTCGTTGTGAAGAAGCTTGAACCACTTGTTGGCAATAAGGATCTGCGGCGGTATCTTCTTTGA